The stretch of DNA aattaaaacgaGGCCTCATTCACTGAAGAATTCTTCAAAAGACCCCCATGTGGCTACTTTAGCGGCCCAAGCAATCGGTTTCGAACCGGTCCGGTCCGAGTCATAAAAGTTTCGGGGCTCTCGGAAACATTAATTGTAGTCTCTCCACCGCTCCCGCTTTCAacgcttaaacccaaagcaaacgccCCCTTTTGTGTCATTCCATTCCATCCGCATCCATCAAAAGAATCAGAGTACCAAGAGGAAAATCTCACCACAAAGAAAGGTCTAAGATCGtggcctctcctcctcctcctccacgccTCTTCAGCCTTCACTCGGGTTCTGTTTTCCTCTTCCGCTTCCAGCTTTCATCGAGGTTCGTCTCTGAATTCTTTCTTCGGTGAAAAATTTTCTGGAATTTCTTTGTTTTATTTGCTTTCTTAATGATGTCGCGTGCTGATTCCCCTGGATTTCGTCGATAatatttgagtttttttttttaatgttcggCTGCCCTTTCGTCGCCGCTCTATGTTAGGGATTCTGTTGCGACgcagcttttcttttctttggagCCTCATGTCATTTTTAGGGTTTTCATGGTCTCCGTTCTATCGGAGTTCAGCAAAATCCCTTTTCTTTTGGAAGCTAGTGTTTCATATCAgaattatttttgttgttgtggGGGATTAATTTGGGCAAAAATGTGTTCTTTTTCAGGATTTCCATCATAGTTCCTACGAGAATCAGTAAATTGATGGATAATGAGCTTCAAGATTTACCTTTCTAGGTTATCTTTGGTTTCGCTGTTCAGTTCTTAGAGGACCAAGGTTTATACTTTGCTTGAGGCGTCTAAGATGCCAGCGCATTTTCCAAGCAAACTTTTTCGATTCTCCGTTGAGCTTCTGTACAGGCAGAGACACTCGGGCTTGTTTCAATCACATTCATTCTCCAGTCTTGTTGACTGCATTCGAGCTTTTTCCAGTAATGATCGCCCGACAGCAGAGTCTATTGTTGGAACATTCTACCGCATGATTTCTGTTCCTTCTTTGACTGGTGCGTCTTGGTACTCTTGCATACATAACGTCGGTAGGCTGGTTTCCGAGTCCACTCGAAGTTCTTCTTGTGTCCTATTTGAGAGGAATATGGCATTTTCTTGCAATTCTTTACCTGGTGGAGCTGAATGGGTTACACATCATCAGAATAGGAAAATGCTTGGTTCTTTCTTGAGTTTTGATGCTTATTTTTCACATGGAAACTTTGATTACTGCAGTAGATCATGCAAGACTCTGAGAATTCAGGAACTTTCAAATTCTACTGCAGTTTACAGGCATATCTGGTCCAGTGCAATCGGTGAAAGCTTTAATCTTTTTTCACCAAATGGCATTAAGGTGTTATCTTCATCATTCTTCACATCATTTTCTACTGGAGCAGCTTCTGACATGTCTCTTGGTGGGTCTCCACAAGAAGAGCAACTTGATAATTCTTCAAGCTCATCTGATTCTGACCAGTATGCTGCCCTGCATCTTTTTCTATCCTGTTGGTATTCAGTTGTCGATATTGATATGTGATATGTCATCTTACAAACAATTTTTGAGCTTTAGTGATACACATTTACAACTCTGATTTAGTAGATTTATTCAAGTTGCATGCAGAAATGATACTATTTTTTGTGCAAATTTTTGGTTGCATAGAACAAAGATTAAAGTAACCTTTTGATAGTACATATTGTCATTTTGAGACAGCATTTGATGATTTGTACATGTTTATGTGATACTTCATGTCATTTTCTCAGTTTACGATATTAATGTATTCAACATCATATAACACTATTATACTAGAGACTAGGCAGCCAATGGGCATGATTTCGGCCAATTTAGTGACTGAAGAGGGATAAATTTTATGTCGGAGCTAGAATTTTAAGAACTATGTGCTTAAAATATCATAAAGGACACCCAAAACACAATTCATGTTGCAATTAGATGATGAAAATTTGCTATGCCATTGGAGTAAGGTTGTGAAAATTCCTGGTTAGATGCAAACTCTTTCCTTGAGTTTGGAAGTGCAAAGGATGCTGTAGTAATTTAGGTTTTTTCTAAGCCAGTTTTCCATCTCTGTACATTTACTGCAAAGTTTGTGTTCATCTATCTTTTCACATAATAAAGATAGAAATTTATGTCAATATTAGTGGTTATTTGTCTACTTTAAGCATTAAATTAGCTGCATTGCACAGGAAAAAGCCAAGTAACAGAGCATTGAAACTGCTGTCCGGGTCTTGTTATCTGCCACACCCAGATAAGGAGGAAACAGGTGGTGAGGATGCACATTTTATATGGGATGAGCAAGCTATTGGTGTAGCAGATGGTGTCGGTGGCTGGGCTGATCATGGTGTTGATGCAGGACAATATTCTAGAGCACTTATGTCACATGCATCAGATGCAATTGAAGAAGAGTCTAAAGGGTCCATTGATCCGTTAAGGGTGTTGGAGAAAGCTTATCTAAGAACTAAAGCTCAAGGATCATCAACAGCTTGCATCATTGCTCTAACTGATCAGGTCTGAGTTCATTATTCACCTCTTTGCATTACTCTCTGCAACTTCTTTTTAGTTCTTTCCTGTTTGTCCTCAAACTTATGGAGAATCTCATATAGTTTAAAGTTGATATTCTGCAGGAAATAAAAATCCGTTGTAAAAGAAACCAATCTGCATTCAAGTCTAGCATCTTTACTATCTTCATCTCCAGATTGCTAAGAGGAGTCTGGTTTTCATATATCTTTTTGTTTCCGAAATTCGATGTTGCTTTTTTTCCAATCTGTTGATATCTTTCCATTACTTTTTATTTCCAAAATTTGATATTTCTCTCCAACCTGTTATCTTTCCAATACTTATGTGCTTCTTTGCTTCAGAATGAATGTTCAATGGCTTAATTGGTAGGAAGCCATATTTCTTGCATACCACACTTCCTGAGTGCATTTTTTTCATCTTAAGCTTTGATGCTATAAATTTTGATCATGACAACCTTTTCTAAGTGTAAATCTGGTTATACATTTACTAGAAACTAACTTTCAAGATATCTAAGTCACCATAAGTTGGTGTGTGAAATTATAGCAGGCAGAAGATGTGATAATCttccttgcttatattgttcaacAACTTCTACATGCCTCTTAAATCATTTTGAATAATCAACACAAGGCCTTTTCCATGTGAAGTTTCTGAATATCTAGCTACAGGTTAGTCAGCCATGAAAGGGATGAATTTTCTCCATCtttggtttcagttttccaaaagCTTACCATTTCTGACAGTGTTGATAAAAACTAGATCTCACCTAATGCGTTTGATTTGTAATCTTTGATGGTCCCAAAGTGGGAAGCAATAACACCTGATGAGTCAGATATAGGCATGTTGCTTGGGGATATTTGGTATGTCATTGCACGTCACCTTGGGTTTCAAAGTGGTATGAAAAGTCAGTCTAGCCAATGAAGCCTGAGACTTGATACAAAGTCAACCTTCATATAGGCTTGTGTAAATAGGAAATATCTACTCTGTATCCATCTTTCTTTTAAGCATTTTTCTAAAGTTGGTTTGTGAGTTTTAGACTTGACTAGAGTTGCAATGCCTGTTTGGTGCCccttttatttttaaatagaaTTGCACTGCCGCACTGATTAAGAAAAAATcatttttgtttttgattttttttttgaactcttTAGTTAATAGTGTCATACTTCAGAGGCACTTGTATAAAATGGCAGAGTTATGAGCTTGAACATATGAAGTTCTTTGTACATATGGTCACATCAGCTTCATAATACTGTACTTGAGAAGCATTCATAAGATTCATTTAGTGAACAAATCATTTCCTCTTATTGGTATCTATTCTATTGAAAAGATGCagcaatacattttctttttaataataattaacttGCCTACCATAACACCGTTAATACTAATCCTAAGCTTTGATGGTTGCGATAGGTCATAGGTCATTGACAACCAGCATAAAACTGCTTTAAATATCATGAACATGGATCTTAACTGATTTTAGTATAGGGCTAGATCGTGACCTATAAGTGACGTGAGGTACCTTTATCATCTAGGTATCCTGAATTGTGAAGGGTGGACTAAGAGGTAGTTCAAAAGAGGCCCATCACATTGATGTTTGGATGTGATGCAATGAAGGTAAGAGATCTCTCATTGTTTGGGACCCATGCGAGTAAAAGAAGTTAATTCAAGAATAGaagattgttaggactctagctaggagagtcctaattgagagggacattcatgtaaaacctacctaagccgacccctatta from Musa acuminata AAA Group cultivar baxijiao chromosome BXJ2-11, Cavendish_Baxijiao_AAA, whole genome shotgun sequence encodes:
- the LOC135626217 gene encoding probable protein phosphatase 2C 80 isoform X1, with the protein product MPAHFPSKLFRFSVELLYRQRHSGLFQSHSFSSLVDCIRAFSSNDRPTAESIVGTFYRMISVPSLTGASWYSCIHNVGRLVSESTRSSSCVLFERNMAFSCNSLPGGAEWVTHHQNRKMLGSFLSFDAYFSHGNFDYCSRSCKTLRIQELSNSTAVYRHIWSSAIGESFNLFSPNGIKVLSSSFFTSFSTGAASDMSLGGSPQEEQLDNSSSSSDSDQKKPSNRALKLLSGSCYLPHPDKEETGGEDAHFIWDEQAIGVADGVGGWADHGVDAGQYSRALMSHASDAIEEESKGSIDPLRVLEKAYLRTKAQGSSTACIIALTDQGIRAVNLGDSGFIVVRDGCTIFRSPVQQHDFNFTYQLESGNASDLPSAAQVFTFPVESGDVIVAGTDGLFDNLYNSEITAVVVHGIRAGLGPQVMAQKIAALARQRAQDKNRQTPFSTSAQEAGYRYYGGKLDDITVVVSYITAFGN
- the LOC135626217 gene encoding probable protein phosphatase 2C 55 isoform X4, which encodes MPAHFPSKLFRFSVELLYRQRHSGLFQSHSFSSLVDCIRAFSSNDRPTAESIVGTFYRMISVPSLTGASWYSCIHNVGRLVSESTRSSSCVLFERNMAFSCNSLPGGAEWVTHHQNRKMLGSFLSFDAYFSHGNFDYCSRSCKTLRIQELSNSTAVYRHIWSSAIGESFNLFSPNGIKVLSSSFFTSFSTGAASDMSLGGSPQEEQLDNSSSSSDSDQKKPSNRALKLLSGSCYLPHPDKEETGGEDAHFIWDEQAIGVADGVGGWADHGVDAGQYSRALMSHASDAIEEESKGSIDPLRVLEKAYLRTKAQGSSTACIIALTDQEIKIRCKRNQSAFKSSIFTIFISRLLRGVWFSYIFLFPKFDVAFFPIC
- the LOC135626217 gene encoding probable protein phosphatase 2C 55 isoform X3; amino-acid sequence: MPAHFPSKLFRFSVELLYRQRHSGLFQSHSFSSLVDCIRAFSSNDRPTAESIVGTFYRMISVPSLTVYRHIWSSAIGESFNLFSPNGIKVLSSSFFTSFSTGAASDMSLGGSPQEEQLDNSSSSSDSDQKKPSNRALKLLSGSCYLPHPDKEETGGEDAHFIWDEQAIGVADGVGGWADHGVDAGQYSRALMSHASDAIEEESKGSIDPLRVLEKAYLRTKAQGSSTACIIALTDQGIRAVNLGDSGFIVVRDGCTIFRSPVQQHDFNFTYQLESGNASDLPSAAQVFTFPVESGDVIVAGTDGLFDNLYNSEITAVVVHGIRAGLGPQVMAQKIAALARQRAQDKNRQTPFSTSAQEAGYRYYGGKLDDITVVVSYITAFGN
- the LOC135626217 gene encoding probable protein phosphatase 2C 55 isoform X2, with product MPAHFPSKLFRFSVELLYRQRHSGLFQSHSFSSLVDCIRAFSSNDRPTAESIVGTFYRMISVPSLTGASWYSCIHNVGRLVSESTRSSSCVLFERNMAFSCNSLPGGAEWVTHHQNRKMLGSFLSFDAYFSHGNFDYCSRSCKTLRIQELSNSTAVYRHIWSSAIGESFNLFSPNGIKVLSSSFFTSFSTGAASDMSLGGSPQEEQLDNSSSSSDSDQKKPSNRALKLLSGSCYLPHPDKEETGGEDAHFIWDEQAIGVADGVGGWADHGVDAGQYSRALMSHASDAIEEESKGSIDPLRVLEKAYLRTKAQGSSTACIIALTDQVFTFPVESGDVIVAGTDGLFDNLYNSEITAVVVHGIRAGLGPQVMAQKIAALARQRAQDKNRQTPFSTSAQEAGYRYYGGKLDDITVVVSYITAFGN